The nucleotide window TCCAACTTTAGTTTTGATGCTATCTCACTATCAGGAAATTGAAACTTGAAACTTTTAGCACAGCGAGCTGCAACTGCAAAGGGAATATGATTAACAACTATTTGTAAACACCAGAATATTTCTGATCTTGTCACGGATTCAGAAATAACATATTGCTTCACTGTGGATTGGGGACGTGATGTCGAAACAGTTGTGTGACTCGGCTGTCTGAGGGAGCTTTCCGTACCAGAAGCCTGCGCTAATTGGATCCCAATAGCCCCTTGATCTCGGCTGCTACTAAATTCTCCTGATAGAGAAATGCTGTCAGCaacattgtctttaaaaaacatatttaatggaaggcttttctgtctgtctttctcatttaaaatgtgtttggcGGACTTAGAATGGCTTTTTAAAGCCGTTTTACCCATCCCACTGATGCTTATGCCTTTATTGCACCACGAACAGATTGCCATTGTTTTTAATAGAAGGGTGTTCCTTGACCCAAGGAAATTCAAGGAGGTACGATGGTTGAAAACTTGTTGAGCTTGGTTTTGAATGAAGTGGCATTTTGGCCTGAAAATAAGGAAACCCCGTATTACAGTCAGTTAAACTTACATTGTACAAGTGTGCGAGTACTGGAAATTTCTAGTTCGAGTTAAGTGCTGTATCGATATTTTGAACTTTTAGAAGATAAGGAATTGAATCTGGCACAAATATAACCTAATTTTAACCAACAGAAAAATAACGCATAAGTGATGATGAAGAGAAAACAACTGGTGACCTAACTTTACATTATAAGTTGCGAAGTCTGCAGTGGACACACTGACATAAGGGAGACAGGCGATTCAAAGGCTAAAGCATCCCACATCGCGTCTATTATATTTACCACAACGgacgtaaatattgaaaatgacaaAGAAGATATTGCTTCTTATCTTCAATAAGTTTTATCTTAAGACGTTtttagttatttgaaatatttttttaattgttctgataaacaaaaacataaacagTCTCTTATTTGGGTTCGTGTTAAAGTTTTCACATTTGAacaaataaatgagaaattaagAGTGTTTCATAACtgtacaatatattgttaatcggtaacaatttatttaaagtcaaaggattaattttatatgtggattttatttatttctataaaataaaaaaaaaacagcagatattttttttttattttgtattttagcatTTTACTAAAATCTAATTCCCGATGACTACTGCATAATCTGTGTAAGACACGGACAAAGCCAGTGACTAGACTGATGAAGAGAGTCGTCGTTAATCAAACAATGCACCGGAAATAAACAATGCTTCTCTGTTCAAGATCAcacatatacaattattaaatggaGTTAGCATATTTATTTTACGAAATCACCcctaataaaacatttgaacaaaaaacacattacaaaccctttcatcaattattttaagaatattacccATTCATTCTCATTTTCTAGCgcgtttttttatataattatgagaATATTGctgacattttttgttaattactacaaaatgtacattgtataaaaattcaatatttgaattattctttcaaaagcattttacgataaaaaataaaatatactggttTTGAAAAGTAACgtaagtatgaatattttatttgcactaGACTCAATCTAGAAATCCTGTGctcgcacacacacatacattgaatcataataaattataaagaatatcaAAACGTACACTGTCAATTTATTTTACCATCCTGACGTTCAAAATAATCTttcaacattaaataatgtaaagatAATTGAGTTTGCAAAATAAGGTCTCCGGAGGAACTTGGACACATGAACAagtaaaaaaggttttcaaaagGTCAGTCTAGAGAAATTTAACTTACAAATTAATcttctccatatatatatatatatatcaaacacaataaaaagaaTGTGAGATATTGTAGATTTTATAAATCATTGATTCGTTAAATAAAAGACGAAGAGAGGTTGCCACGTATAATAGATAAGAGATCTACGAGGTGAGTTATTTATAGCCCGAGGTGAGTTATTTATAGCCCACAAAGAGGAGGGGACCGGCTCCGCAACAGGACCTATGCTGATTGTCAGCAGTGTTTACGTTTAAGGTAGGCAACAGTATTTCACAACTTTTTGTACGAACATCATAATCtgtgtgacaaaataaaaatgaaaaattgaatacatgggaaataaaatgtttataaacatcgAATAGTACCAAATTGTGGAATTGAGGAAATAGTTTACAggttatatactatttataaaaataaacattaagcgttagtaaaataacattttccaataaattttacattttaaaaacattacataatttaaagtgtTCATTTTATTACGTTAGATTTAATACTTATTCATTCCTACTGCAATGAGAACGAATCACGATCAGTTTCGGATTGCATCATTTGATACCTTAGCTGTTTCctgccccccccccctccccatgGTTCTGTGAATCTGAATCCTTAcagcttaaataattaattttatttaatattggtaaTGGGGCACAGCCATATGATGAAATCAAAAAGGTGATCTAGTCataattaaactactttaaaaaaatattgcttgatttatatattattttttttaacagagtacATGTTCTTATAACATggatatgaaaaatgttatagttttataagtttgattataaataaattttaaaagaaacgttGCATCGCTGTCGTCCTACCATTACGATTAATACTCTCTCAATGGAGCTGGCTGGCATTGACAACCCTCCGTGCCGCCGTCGGCTTCTTTAGTTCAAAATCCTTTCCTAAATTGTTAGAatctggtttaaaatttaaacatggttgattctataatttaaaataaatagattttatataatataaaataaaataaatttaattattacattacgcTACCGAAAATTTACAAGAACTCGCctttttgataattataaaagctttatttatagttaagtttGCAAACCTCCTTGTATCCAACGGCCAATCCGCCACTGATCAGTGATCACGATCATAAAACTGATTATCTTGCAAGAAAAAGAAGTGTCTATTAATGCTGCTACCGGAGGCTACAAACTAAATGAATGAACATTTTCTTACCTCGTGTACTTGGTTACTGCTTCTTCTGAAGGacaaacaaagaacaaacaacaaaacagaagaaattaaattttcacaatacagttcgtaactaataaatatttgacgtaaTAACTGACACACGCCCACCAAATGAAATCTAACTCAATTCtcacaataagaataagattggagtgccgagctggggaaacaaatctttcatgttgagacatgaaaccagctgttgtccgaggatgggggagtggagtacacgatatacccctccccttcattccactctcattgacagtagacaacaaaggttatttttaccataacatcgctgcaccacattacaataaatgaaccttgtacgatatatttttcatctgcatgaaatgattaatagcgttaacgtagtcgtatggaacccgacaaaattatacttggacgacttcctcgatttgtagttttgtagtaataaagcttaacactacaaagttacttgacgtttgttgtttcctggttagaaaaaaatgcaatggttttttttctaacgtttttataacatgacgtttcatttgtaatattttactataatacattatacaatttaaacacacattcaccataaaagatttaaaccgtgtacactcgtaatatccatgcagcttaggaatcataaaaaatattattgataaggaaaacgcatatcactaccgtttaatatctaaagagatgaaaaataaaattgttttctcaaacgaccttactggtaattaaaacagttatataggcctataaagttatggtctcgctgcgttaattgatatgtgtcctgtaggttctgctccgtcacattattatactatttaataattattacattgtgttaacagtcattacacacaacgatatagatatcgtactgaatagcatttttctcattaatatttaaataaaataagggatttaatagaatgaaattaagttaaaatgtaatttaaattccttacattagattaaggatttgtatactttttttattttatgaaaacaataatagactatatctgatacaataaaactccaatacgaaaagtgttttacattaaacgacaatctatcaagtaattaaattgtgttattaatctcgcgttcaatcagagaatgccttgtttacagccgcgtagcgtagccaaggcccggaacatggcgacagacaaagacaggcctcacgtgatttgagccggaagcgtcatctcccaccggcccttccttttcctcatttgtttataaaccatattatcagtaaaatcgctcagatagcagcacctgtcaaacttcgtggtctatcccctacattgcgtgctactttttactttgcaatagcgaaggtcaactttcccatatgatcgtctgacgacgacccgtgttgattttatttattcaaaagttgtagagattttcacggtatgtaaacaaaattcacggcttatttaaggttttttcacggtgaacgaaattcacggcttattcccggtttcacgGTTTTTCACGGTCGGGTGGGGACCCTGAAATATTATGgcttagatttttaaattaattatatgacaaATCAAAAGCCTCAAATCAATTTAAACTGAACCAAGCAGACTGGCGGCaacaaactttgttttttttttataagaatgcTGTGTAGTTATGGGTATTATGATCAAAgtcaaagtttaaatgttttacaccTCAATTGTATAAACTAGAGATCTAGTAACAATACTTTATTATAGTTTTGAGTTAAGTAAGGGTgtagaaaatgaaattactaacaagaaaacacacacacacatacacatatatatacgAGAACAGAATCAAGGTAGAAAAGACATTTTCCACTGGCAGATATGTTACAAGTGCTACAAATAACTGTACAAACAAACCCTAAACCTGAAAGATTAGAACACATATACCCTGtagatttcaataacaatattacgTAGTTCCTAATTggaattcaaattattatttaacattatttaaagaatCTCAAATTATGACATTCACAAGCCTGTATATCGTTTGTTACTTCaggtaaaagaaaatataaaccgCTTTAAAAATAGACACGATATTCATAGGCATCACACAAGAAGTAAATACTTGttagattacataaaaataattttatgaataaactatTTAAGAAGTTACCAGAAAGAGCATGGGATGTTCCAGTcagtaaatttaaagttacaatgGAAAAATGGCTGAAAAGTAAGACTTTCCATGCTAAAATGCAAAACTGACAGAATTGCATGCATAGCCACAGATAACTTCTAGTTATAAGATAGTTTtcttatattatgtatgtaaataggtttaaaagatgtaacatatttaaagatagatgtaatatatttatagatcTTACATCTTATAAAGTAACATATGTTGACTTTGTCTATAATAGAACCTTTAATCGTGatatgattttcaatattttgcacaACTGTAGTTATTTATTGTGAGATGAGAGCAGAGCACTTAAAAGTATGCAATACATGAAAATCGAAGTACGGGAATGTTTTGTAAATGGAAAAATCAACACTTATGTACATaagatttatattacatttacttaGGCGAACacactaaattttattatgttaatagcACTCACAGCATTACTTTTATGAGGCACTCCCTGGCATGTATCTTTCACTCTTTTGCTTTAAATATCTTTCActcttttttgctttaaatgtAACTGGAATATTATCTCTAATTAAGaagagttatttaaaataaatatattttatttaaataatccacTGAATGAAATTTGATGACATTGTAGAACAACACCTGAGCTATAAGAGTACCAAAGACTGTCCATTCAATCAGCTGACTGCAAAACGTGACTTATTTTAACATGATTGCATGATTGATCATATCACGCTATTGccttgtatacaaatttaaccCATTAACCACTTATCACAGTACCGTCTCGTGACGGCTGACGTGGTACCAAAACACTGATCACAAGACGGTACCGTGATGAAGAcatacgttattaaatatttgtttaaacaatagtatgggctcaaataataaaatgtatgtattaaaactaaacaaaagtacatatactatacatataaatatgttttaatcccAGAAAAAATGTGAATCAAGGTATAATATTAATCCATCACGCTTTTTGCGTATTTGCTATGATTTGTGTAAGGATTATAACTgtgttttatactaaaacacaatttcttgcttttaaaattaattttttcacttattctcaaaattaaaaaatttgtatatactttagtgcttataaattacagtatattataaccTGTTTCATTAGCTAAAAAAAATGGCTGTCAACCAAAtagcaatacaatttttatgttttgtgagAGTTTTGCTAAACCCTTGcattttttgcatatttaatttaatttgtacaagGAAGttagacacaagaatattgagTGGCTAATgggttaatatatatttcttggtattgaaaaaaattgtatatgaaaatatcttcaatatttttactaagtgttgaacttgaaattttagttctattattagtaacatttttgttttcaattccaacgacaaatttcacaaaaaccaCTGTTATGGAGGATTTTTAAAGATCCAACATATTTTAAAGGTATCAAAATGCAATATGATGTgagtaaaaaaactcaatttatttataaacttgtaaaatatattttgtaaaggaACAGAGTCCTGCCAATATAGAATTTCTGACTTGCAGATCTACAATCACCactgtttcaaaataaaagacTATCTTTGATttgataaacatgttttaaagtctataaaaataagttattttatgagACCAAACTATATTATCTGATGATAACACTTAAAATCATATGTTGATAGATACCTTAACAAAAAATGGTTGGAGTTTAGCCAATCCTTCTAAAGTAGTGCCATGTTTAGGATATTCATCCTCTGATATCACTTTGTCTCCTTTGGAGCTTTTTACCGTTACTGGTACTATTTCTTTTACAAAGTGACCTTGCTTTTGTGCATTCTCAGCTCTCCTCTGAGATTCTACAGCTTGCTTATCTTGTTCTTCTCTTGAAATTGCAAACTGAGTAGCCATGTTTTccgctaaaaataaaataaacacatgaatgttattaatttttatatatatgctTCTcattgctgaaaataaaaaaaaaatattaagcctaTATTACcatgttaaattaatgttaagaaaTCTTCTTTACATCTTAACCTGAGGACCACCCTTAATGTTGACTCTAAACCTCCATCAAGAGAATGCTTTATAAGAGCTGGATTACTCAGTCGTGAACCATCCAAGGGGCAGCCATTCTTGAAGTTGCTTGAATTGAATCTTGTATACTCTTGGATAAagctttactcattttacaaattattggGTTAAGCATCCATATTGTTCATCgaaattaatattggaattataaataaaattgtattgtacaatataatttGATGGATATAACAGACAAGACTACTAGATGCTGGAATAAATCACTGTCAACTTTTTACGGTACCATAtcattttattgctttataaaatattttgaaataaattagtattactgcaaaataattacattaagcttaatttaaagtttaaatttaaaacatttaacccttagcacgccgtagacggaataatccgcgATGTTTTTAGGTCTTATAATgccaaagacgaaataatccgcagatcgataaaaatatatttaattactgtttttgaagtttataagctcaatatataagccacaatactaagtaatgtactggcttgaccaaataatccagttgcagctgtcagctggccgcagtaggtaagcaataaattgttttgttgctggcagctgttctcccactcccgtctgtacgccaatgacgatactatccgccattaccgactGTCAATGGAGCATgcattgtgcctttgggaagtgttcttgcgttgtcattccttatacaaacagttgtaaaaagttattgttaccatgttttcggtgttataatcaagtttttattgtttcttttctgttgtgtaattatggctGATCACCCAGACGATTCTGATTATGACGATTTTGTTGCTAAAGTTTTGAATGCTACGTTTTCTAGTGCTTATAATGATGTGGATAAAGATGATATTAGTGatattcttttaaacaattatactgaCAGTGACGATAATGAggatgttttcatatttttcatcacatgtatgattactctgtaacctgaatttgatttttatttatatattccattgttatgaaaaaatataattattttaatgcaagtattacattattgtaaaattttttttgtgtgttattagtcattaggaatgaataaaaaaattagctttaaggaattttcattttcattttttcaccttaaatgagcgtaatctgaaaaaatgctaaatttaaatcggcgttcaaagggttaaagtatAATTAGCAGAATTTTAATATCCCATCTCTTATAGAATTCAAGCTATTGCTGTATGTTTATCAAATCAGCTAAATCATGAAAAATAGGAATTCCTAGGGGCTAAAACTCAATTAAAAAGTAGAATGCACGCAATTCTTTGTGAAATAATGGATTTCTGTATAATGTACGGATAACTTTTACAACATCAGTAAAGTTGTGCTGTGATACGTCTCACATTTACCTACCAGTCTCTCCCATGTGCAAGTTGAAGAAAGCATCTGTAAGTCCGTCGGAAATCATGTGGTCAGTGAGGGTTGTGTTGCCCATCTTGACCCCGCCACGGAGATGTATGAAGTGGGGGGCCTGACTCATGGACTCTTGTCCACCACAAACGCACACACTTGAGTCCCCCACCTGCAAAGACTGACTGCCCACCACCACAGACCTGCAAATAGACTTTTTATAGTTACTGTTCTTCCTTATTGAATACAGGAGTAGCCAATACagcttttaaatattcaatacttcAACAGCCGCTTATGAAATATGgtttataagattatatttagataataaaaccctttaaaattataataaaattattgctttttttatttacactagctgttacctgcggcttcacttgcaattttaaaaatcaaagtctGTAGCCTACTTagtcaaatgtaatataatggttCTCGATGATAATTTTTTTgtaggtataggagcatttctggtttaaattatttaaatttctgatgccacagctgagtttgccttgttgccacaatcaagaatatttatatatagatctCAAAAACCtattttggcaaaataaaaacGCTTACTTCCAGTTCTTGTGATCTACTTCTAGTGTGATGTCTTTCCAGTGGCAGAGATGAGTTTGCCTTGTAGTTCTGATGAAGGCAATACATAACCTACACCTCGGTCTAAAGATCCGGGTGTTTGAATTCACTTCTAGTTTATTGTATTTACTCCCCAAGAACCATCACCCAAATGTCCCTACATTTGTGTGATGATTATTACATAGAAAATCATTAAACCAGGGTATAATATTGtgcaaaatttatacattttatatgttaaaatttcgaAAAATATTGTAGCGTTACACTTCCACTTTACACTTCCTGTATATAGGAGAACAAAAAGAAGCAACAACTCTTAAGGATCATTATCATACACTCTCTCAAAAGTGACCAGTGCCATTTGGGGGAGCTGCTGCATCCAGTATATTGAATTAGTAAACACAGAACTGTACtgtttttatgtttctaattaaCTCTTTGGACGCAATCATATTTGAGAGAAATGCCATAGTgttttttgccataaaaatattataaagttattattttcaaagatatcaacttaatttgttatatttctacTTCAAATAAACGGTAcattcatatgtaaatttaaaactaaatttcctttccaaaaataaataacctgtaaaaatttattaaaaaccaattgGTTTTGTGCCATAtaaaatcttcaataaaaaaatctaagttgACATTAGTAAggtattttacatgtatttataagtctatacaaacaaatttttaggGCCAACatcaaattttccattttttgaaACTGGTCCAGATTTGTACATTTTTGACCAGTTTTtcgttttaaacataaaatttatgtttcatacatacatttgctcaaaaagtaaatcaaaactgaaataaaatattgggTTCATGACAATATCACATGTTtactgtacttaaaaaaataaaaacaccaatTACAAgacaaaacaaatacaaaaatggaCAGAAGCAAGTCTATCTTTTTCCCCAAT belongs to Homalodisca vitripennis isolate AUS2020 unplaced genomic scaffold, UT_GWSS_2.1 ScUCBcl_6476;HRSCAF=13702, whole genome shotgun sequence and includes:
- the LOC124373832 gene encoding acetyl-CoA acetyltransferase, cytosolic-like — protein: MLKDIVIVSAARTPIGTFCGSLSTLKSHDLGCVVIKEVLKRASLDPSDVSEVIFGQGLTAGEGQNPARQAAIKAGLSYSVPAYSVSMLCGSGLKSVVVGSQSLQVGDSSVCVCGGQESMSQAPHFIHLRGGVKMGNTTLTDHMISDGLTDAFFNLHMGETAENMATQFAISREEQDKQAVESQRRAENAQKQGHFVKEIVPVTVKSSKGDKVISEDEYPKHGTTLEGLAKLQPFFVKVSINI